The Loxodonta africana isolate mLoxAfr1 chromosome 23, mLoxAfr1.hap2, whole genome shotgun sequence genome has a segment encoding these proteins:
- the ING1 gene encoding inhibitor of growth protein 1, giving the protein MLSPANGEQIHLVNYVEDYLDSIESLPFDLQRNVSLMREIDAKYQEILKELDDYYERFKRETDGTQKRRVLHCIQRALIRSQELGDEKIQIVSQMVELVENRTRQVDSHVELFEAHQEISDTTGNSGKASQDKSKNETITQAEKPNNKRSRRQRNNENRENASNNHDHDDITSGTPKEKKAKTSKKKKRSKAKAEREASPADLPIDPNEPTYCLCNQVSYGEMIGCDNDECPIEWFHFSCVGLNHKPKGKWYCPKCRGENEKTMDKALEKSKKERAYNR; this is encoded by the exons ATGTTGAGTCCTGCAAACGGGGAGCAGATCCACCTGGTGAACTATGTGGAGGATTATCTGGACTCCATCGAGTCTTTGCCTTTCGACCTGCAGAGAAACGTCTCGCTGATGAGGGAGATAGACGCGAAATACCAAG aaATCCTAAAGGAATTGGATGACTATTATGAGAGATTCAAGCGCGAGACCGACGGTACGCAGAAGAGGAGAGTTTTACACTGCATACAGAGAGCCCTGATTCGGAGCCAGGAGCTGGGCGATGAAAAGATTCAGATTGTCAGTCAGATGGTAGAGCTGGTTGAGAACCGGACAAGGCAAGTGGACAGTCACGTGGAACTCTTTGAGGCACATCAAGAGATCAGCGACACTACCGGCAACAGTGGCAAAGCCAGCCAAGATAAATCAAAGAACGAGACAATCACGCAAGCAGAAAAGCCCAACAATAAGCGGTCCCGACGGCAGCGCAACAATGAGAACCGAGAGAATGCGTCCAATAATCATGACCATGATGACATCACTTCGGGAACACCAaaggagaagaaagcaaaaacGTCGAAGAAAAAGAAACGCTCCAAGGCCAAGGCAGAGAGGGAAGCATCACCTGCGGACCTTCCCATCGACCCGAACGAACCGACGTACTGTCTGTGCAATCAGGTCTCCTATGGAGAAATGATCGGCTGTGACAATGACGAGTGCCCCATCGAGTGGTTTCATTTCTCGTGCGTGGGACTGAACCATAAACCAAAGGGCAAGTGGTACTGTCCCAAATGCAGAGGGGAAAATGAGAAGACAATGGACAAGGCACTGGAGAAATCCAAAAAAGAGAGAGCTTATAACAGGTAG